In a single window of the Acidobacteriaceae bacterium genome:
- a CDS encoding allantoinase: MADLVLVYGMRLLPADEVVAVDAAPVKLKNGNEARVTMHVLEGSRESIESQLRNSIEAFFDFYPEI, encoded by the coding sequence ATGGCTGATCTGGTGTTGGTGTATGGAATGAGGCTGCTGCCGGCGGACGAGGTTGTGGCGGTAGATGCGGCTCCGGTGAAGTTGAAGAACGGCAACGAGGCGCGGGTGACGATGCACGTGCTCGAAGGCAGCCGCGAGTCGATTGAATCGCAGTTGCGCAACAGCATCGAAGCGTTCTTCGATTTTTATCCAGAGATCTGA
- the trxB gene encoding thioredoxin-disulfide reductase: protein MSENHVRDCVILGSGCAGLTAAIYAARANLKPLVLEGHEPGGQLSITTLVENFPGWPDGVQGPELIDNMKKQATRFGAEITHGHLSAADICRTPFELTINGEIVLSRSLIIASGASARWLGLPSEQALIGHGVSSCATCDGFFTRGKEIAVIGGGDSAMEEALFLTRFATKVTIINRSENFRASRIMLERAIAHPQIEFLHNTLVEEVLGVEEKDVRGLKLFNKKTGERWTLPLGFMFLGIGHEPNASMFKGQIDLDNDGYIKSEHNVFVTRQGIQLHGVYACGDVQDRRYRQAITAAGTGCMAALEVEKYLEELGR from the coding sequence ATGTCTGAAAACCACGTCCGCGACTGCGTCATCCTGGGCTCCGGCTGCGCAGGACTCACCGCCGCCATCTACGCCGCGCGCGCCAACCTCAAGCCCCTCGTCCTCGAAGGCCACGAGCCCGGCGGCCAGCTCTCCATCACAACACTCGTCGAAAACTTCCCCGGTTGGCCAGACGGCGTCCAGGGCCCCGAACTCATCGACAACATGAAGAAGCAGGCCACGCGCTTCGGTGCCGAAATCACCCACGGCCACCTCTCCGCCGCCGACATCTGCCGCACACCCTTCGAACTCACCATCAACGGCGAAATCGTCCTCTCCCGCTCGCTCATCATCGCCTCCGGCGCCTCCGCGCGCTGGCTCGGTCTGCCCTCTGAGCAGGCGCTCATCGGCCACGGCGTCAGCTCCTGCGCCACCTGCGACGGCTTCTTCACCCGCGGCAAAGAGATCGCCGTCATCGGCGGCGGCGACTCCGCCATGGAAGAAGCCCTCTTCCTCACCCGCTTCGCCACCAAGGTCACGATCATCAACCGCAGCGAAAACTTCCGCGCCTCCCGCATCATGCTGGAGCGCGCCATCGCCCATCCGCAGATCGAATTCCTCCACAACACTCTCGTAGAAGAAGTCCTCGGCGTCGAAGAGAAGGACGTTCGCGGCCTCAAGCTCTTCAACAAGAAAACCGGCGAGCGCTGGACCCTTCCTCTCGGTTTCATGTTCCTCGGCATCGGCCACGAGCCGAACGCCAGCATGTTCAAAGGCCAGATCGATCTCGACAACGACGGCTACATCAAGTCCGAGCACAACGTCTTCGTCACTCGCCAGGGCATTCAGCTTCACGGCGTCTACGCCTGCGGAGACGTTCAGGACCGCCGCTACCGCCAGGCCATCACCGCCGCCGGCACCGGCTGCATGGCCGCCCTCGAAGTCGAAAAGTACCTCGAAGAACTCGGCCGCTAA
- a CDS encoding beta-xylosidase produces MSFLDVKGCQERIRVLAMGMRKRGWLSWLVAMGVVMAAGGRLAVAQDSARDRSKAVEIKVDLGKKIGRYEPIYRWFGFDEANYATAPNGRKLLGELHAMSPVPVYIRMHHLLTSGDGTPELKWSSTGVYREDAQGRPVYEWKILDGIFDAYKAAGVKPMVELGFMPKDLAAKLPNKPDQPYQMHFPGDVLGGASNNPPKDYAKWQALVQAVVAHLVERYGRDEVLTWYFEVWNEPDISYWHGTPEEYYRLYDASAAGGKAALPGARVGGPATTGPGGRGKSYEMLRGFLEHVRDTKQPLDFISFHAKGQPRIANGAVTMGINHELRDVEAGFEVIQSFPEFRHLPVILSEADPEGCAACSAKMNPANAYRNGTLYPAYTAAAYARIFQLADEHGINLIAMLSWAFEFEGRDTFEGFRSLATNGIDKPVLNFFRMAAKMSGERVSVESTGAVPLDVIRETGVRGAPDVDGLATVNANKAMVMVWNYQDTVAQDPAVGARVIVRGVPAGVKRVQVREWRIDETHSNAYTVWKAMGSPAHPDAEQTVKLEAAGQLQEMGAVRSVAVKDGAVRLEETLPGESVSLFGVSW; encoded by the coding sequence TTGAGTTTTCTGGATGTGAAGGGTTGTCAGGAGAGGATTAGAGTTCTTGCCATGGGCATGCGCAAGCGCGGATGGTTGAGCTGGCTGGTCGCGATGGGTGTGGTGATGGCGGCCGGCGGCCGGCTCGCGGTGGCGCAGGACTCGGCGCGAGATAGGTCCAAGGCAGTTGAGATCAAGGTTGATCTGGGAAAGAAGATTGGGCGATACGAGCCGATCTACCGGTGGTTCGGCTTTGACGAGGCGAATTATGCGACGGCGCCTAATGGGCGGAAGCTGCTAGGCGAACTGCACGCGATGAGTCCGGTGCCGGTGTACATCCGCATGCATCATCTGCTGACGTCGGGCGATGGGACGCCGGAGTTGAAGTGGAGCTCGACGGGCGTGTATCGCGAGGATGCGCAGGGCAGGCCGGTGTATGAGTGGAAGATTCTGGATGGGATCTTCGACGCGTACAAGGCTGCGGGTGTGAAGCCGATGGTGGAGCTCGGGTTTATGCCGAAGGACCTGGCGGCGAAGTTGCCGAATAAGCCGGATCAGCCGTACCAGATGCACTTTCCGGGCGATGTGCTGGGAGGAGCTTCGAATAATCCGCCGAAGGATTATGCGAAGTGGCAGGCGCTGGTGCAGGCGGTGGTTGCGCACCTTGTCGAGCGCTATGGGAGGGATGAAGTGCTGACGTGGTACTTCGAGGTGTGGAACGAGCCGGACATTTCGTACTGGCACGGAACGCCGGAGGAATACTACCGGTTGTATGACGCTTCGGCGGCGGGAGGTAAGGCAGCATTGCCCGGAGCGCGTGTGGGTGGGCCGGCGACGACAGGGCCGGGAGGCAGGGGCAAGTCGTATGAGATGCTGCGCGGATTTTTGGAGCACGTGCGGGATACGAAGCAGCCGCTGGATTTCATCTCGTTTCATGCGAAGGGTCAGCCGAGGATTGCGAACGGCGCAGTCACGATGGGGATCAATCATGAGCTGCGAGATGTAGAGGCGGGGTTTGAGGTGATCCAGAGCTTTCCGGAGTTTCGGCATCTCCCGGTGATTTTGAGCGAGGCGGATCCGGAGGGATGCGCGGCGTGCTCGGCGAAGATGAATCCAGCGAATGCGTATCGCAATGGAACGCTGTATCCGGCGTATACGGCGGCGGCGTATGCGCGGATCTTTCAGTTGGCGGACGAGCATGGAATCAATTTGATTGCGATGTTGTCGTGGGCGTTTGAGTTTGAGGGACGAGATACGTTTGAGGGGTTTCGATCGCTGGCGACGAATGGGATCGACAAGCCGGTGCTGAACTTCTTTCGGATGGCGGCGAAGATGAGCGGCGAGAGGGTGAGCGTGGAGTCGACGGGCGCGGTGCCGCTGGATGTGATTCGCGAGACGGGCGTGCGCGGGGCGCCCGATGTGGATGGGCTGGCGACGGTGAACGCGAATAAGGCGATGGTGATGGTTTGGAATTATCAGGACACGGTTGCGCAGGATCCGGCTGTGGGCGCGCGCGTGATCGTGCGGGGCGTGCCTGCTGGAGTGAAGCGCGTGCAGGTGCGCGAGTGGCGGATCGATGAGACGCACAGCAATGCGTACACGGTGTGGAAGGCGATGGGATCGCCGGCGCATCCTGACGCCGAGCAGACGGTGAAGCTGGAGGCTGCGGGGCAGTTGCAGGAGATGGGTGCGGTGAGGAGTGTTGCGGTGAAGGATGGCGCGGTGAGGTTGGAGGAGACGCTGCCGGGCGAGTCGGTGTCGCTGTTCGGAGTTAGTTGGTGA
- a CDS encoding peptide-methionine (S)-S-oxide reductase: MMRLRSTVTAVLACTLSLSTLACNAQSETQHGPIPSPQTDAPLASSPGRATAVFAGGCFWGTQAVFERVRGVLSTTAGYSGGSSSTAHYDDVTTETTGHAESVEVIYDPSRLTYGQLLRVFFTIHDPTTLNRQARTSAPPTAPPSFSQPRSSSALPPPTSRSSTPRMRGLSPSSPR; the protein is encoded by the coding sequence ATGATGCGCCTACGCTCTACCGTGACTGCCGTCCTCGCTTGCACGCTCTCGCTCTCCACCCTCGCCTGCAACGCACAATCCGAGACACAGCACGGCCCGATCCCCTCGCCGCAAACCGACGCTCCCCTCGCGTCATCTCCCGGCCGAGCCACCGCAGTCTTCGCCGGCGGCTGCTTCTGGGGCACGCAAGCCGTCTTCGAGCGCGTCCGCGGCGTCCTCTCCACCACCGCAGGCTACTCCGGCGGCTCCTCCTCCACCGCGCACTATGACGACGTCACCACCGAAACCACCGGCCACGCCGAATCCGTCGAAGTGATCTACGATCCCTCGCGCCTCACCTACGGTCAGCTCCTCCGCGTCTTCTTCACTATCCACGACCCCACCACACTCAATCGCCAGGCCCGGACGTCGGCACCTCCTACCGCTCCGCCATCTTTTTCTCAACCCCGGAGCAGCAGCGCATTGCCACCGCCTACATCGCGCAGCTCGACTCCGCGCATGCGTGGCCTAAGCCCATCGTCACCCAGGTAG
- a CDS encoding peptidase S10, which produces MTFSRTAPAIILALTLPALAVPAQAQRGQRNSQAPSQASTAPQSTPAATPAPSETTPPAPGAPTPPPGTPQQPTHTNALPNPLPHDKSVEQTVAVNGHTLHYTATVGTIALEGKDGKPTAEVVYTAYTLDNAHDRPVMFAFNGGPGAASGFLNLGAVGPKHVSFGNAGESPSDPAILTDNPGTWLDFTDLVFIDPVGTGFSKSLVDDNEAKKLFYAPTPDIEYLSFVIYKWLVKNQRMLSKKYVMGESYGGYRGPRITHYLQTQLGVGVNGLFLVSPYLNPDFGDRNLSPIPWMITLPSITAAHLENEHKLTPDAMHDVIAYTEGPYASALISGPENSSATNDMIAHVTEMTGLDPQFVKYSGGRLSTQAYLREVHREKGEIGSVYDSNVTDPDPFPYSPEQEGSDPILESGMAQITQAMVDFDTRVVGWKVEDRYNLLSFDVNRLWDRQGPDLRRGAVADLREALAADPKLHVVIMHGWNDLSCPFMGSILTQNQLPATIAPQLTVHEFPGGHMFYTRPSNSAELHTLGEQTVASH; this is translated from the coding sequence ATGACCTTCAGCCGAACCGCTCCCGCGATCATCCTCGCCCTCACTCTGCCTGCACTCGCAGTTCCCGCACAGGCCCAGCGCGGCCAGCGCAACTCCCAGGCCCCCTCGCAAGCTTCGACAGCCCCGCAATCCACGCCGGCCGCCACGCCCGCGCCCAGCGAAACCACACCACCTGCGCCCGGAGCTCCCACTCCGCCTCCCGGCACGCCGCAGCAGCCCACGCACACCAACGCCCTTCCCAACCCGCTCCCGCACGACAAGTCCGTCGAGCAGACCGTCGCCGTCAACGGCCACACTCTCCACTACACCGCCACCGTCGGCACCATCGCCCTCGAAGGCAAGGACGGCAAGCCTACCGCCGAAGTCGTCTACACCGCCTACACGCTCGATAATGCACACGACCGCCCCGTGATGTTCGCCTTCAACGGCGGTCCTGGCGCCGCCTCCGGCTTCCTCAACCTCGGCGCTGTCGGCCCTAAGCACGTCTCCTTCGGCAACGCCGGCGAGTCCCCCTCAGACCCCGCCATCCTCACCGACAACCCCGGCACCTGGCTCGACTTCACCGACCTCGTTTTCATCGACCCCGTGGGCACCGGCTTCTCCAAGTCTCTCGTCGACGACAACGAAGCCAAAAAGCTCTTCTACGCCCCCACCCCCGACATCGAGTACCTCTCATTCGTCATCTACAAGTGGCTCGTCAAAAACCAGCGCATGCTCTCCAAGAAGTACGTCATGGGTGAGAGCTACGGTGGCTACCGCGGCCCGCGCATCACGCACTACCTCCAGACCCAGCTCGGCGTCGGCGTCAACGGCCTCTTCCTCGTCAGCCCCTATCTCAACCCCGACTTCGGCGACCGCAATCTCTCGCCCATTCCCTGGATGATCACCCTCCCCTCCATCACCGCCGCGCATCTCGAAAACGAGCACAAGCTCACCCCTGACGCCATGCACGATGTCATCGCCTACACCGAAGGTCCCTACGCCTCTGCGCTCATCTCCGGCCCCGAAAACTCCTCCGCCACCAACGACATGATCGCCCACGTCACCGAGATGACCGGCCTTGACCCGCAGTTCGTCAAGTACTCCGGCGGCCGCCTCTCCACCCAGGCCTACCTCCGCGAAGTCCACCGCGAAAAAGGCGAGATCGGCTCCGTCTACGACTCCAACGTCACTGACCCCGACCCCTTCCCCTACTCGCCCGAGCAGGAAGGCTCCGACCCTATCTTGGAGTCCGGCATGGCCCAGATCACCCAGGCCATGGTCGACTTCGACACCCGCGTCGTCGGCTGGAAGGTCGAAGACCGCTACAACCTGCTCTCCTTCGACGTCAACCGGCTCTGGGACCGCCAGGGCCCTGACCTCCGCCGCGGCGCCGTCGCCGATCTCCGCGAAGCTCTCGCCGCCGACCCCAAACTCCACGTCGTCATCATGCACGGCTGGAACGACCTGAGCTGCCCCTTCATGGGCTCCATCCTCACCCAGAACCAGCTCCCCGCCACCATCGCGCCACAACTCACCGTGCACGAATTCCCCGGCGGCCACATGTTCTACACCCGCCCCTCCAACTCCGCCGAACTCCACACCCTCGGCGAACAAACCGTCGCCTCACACTAA
- a CDS encoding tetratricopeptide repeat protein, with protein MKRIISVLLGLISFVALLTAQNNNPGLDSLSQLSRHGQLPQLIQAANSLLAGGNLSSSDKGIALTYLAYGYQQSGDLHHAVASYEQALAVINRDGLHTAEYATALAALATLYAESGAIDTAKHVLLRSIHIFEQQGDHAAIAGLWNDLATIAADEHSSRDAHKYLAHALAESQLAGNITQDQLAAITSTQARIAQLDGDPTSAISDYQRSLALWKQSHGDQQPQTGWLYVLLGEAWLQSGNIAAAHDATLHGLQILQATSGDRTPRFFAAQLAYSKILDASGSHAEASTLRTSANSGLTDLTRASQNQISISALR; from the coding sequence ATGAAGCGAATCATTAGTGTGCTCCTCGGCCTCATCTCCTTCGTGGCTCTTCTCACCGCGCAGAACAACAACCCCGGCCTCGACTCCCTTTCACAGCTCAGCCGTCACGGCCAGCTCCCGCAGCTCATCCAGGCTGCGAACTCGCTCCTCGCCGGCGGCAACCTGTCATCCTCCGACAAAGGGATCGCCCTCACCTACCTCGCCTACGGCTATCAGCAATCCGGAGACCTGCACCACGCCGTCGCCTCCTACGAGCAGGCACTCGCCGTCATCAATCGTGACGGACTCCACACCGCCGAATACGCTACTGCGCTCGCCGCACTCGCCACTCTCTACGCTGAGAGCGGCGCAATCGACACCGCCAAACACGTTCTCCTTCGATCGATTCATATCTTTGAGCAGCAAGGCGACCACGCCGCCATCGCCGGCCTCTGGAACGATCTCGCCACCATCGCCGCCGACGAACATTCCAGCCGCGACGCGCACAAATATCTCGCCCACGCCCTCGCCGAGTCCCAGCTCGCCGGCAACATCACACAGGACCAACTCGCCGCAATCACATCTACGCAAGCGCGCATCGCCCAGCTGGACGGCGATCCCACCTCCGCCATATCCGACTATCAGCGCTCACTCGCTCTCTGGAAACAATCTCACGGCGATCAGCAGCCCCAAACCGGCTGGCTTTACGTTCTCCTCGGCGAAGCCTGGCTGCAGTCCGGCAACATCGCCGCTGCGCACGACGCCACCCTCCACGGCCTGCAGATACTACAAGCTACTTCCGGCGACCGTACTCCTCGATTCTTCGCCGCCCAACTCGCCTACTCCAAGATCCTCGATGCCTCCGGCTCGCACGCCGAAGCCTCCACGCTCCGCACCTCCGCCAACTCCGGACTCACCGACCTTACCCGCGCCAGCCAAAATCAAATCAGCATCTCAGCCTTGCGCTAA
- a CDS encoding coniferyl aldehyde dehydrogenase, with product MSHLQEIFDRQHTSFRRCAPLPLRKRLEALDLLLQSVINYQDILIEALQQDFGQRSARETRILEIFPLLDEIRHIKRHLRRWMRPRRAPANWQFLPSRTQTIYQPLGVVGIIGAWNYPLLLTLSPLANAIAAGNHVLIKPSEHAPATAEIIRQLVSEAFPEDYIAVIIGDSELAAAFSALPFDHILFTGSQNVGKLVMKAAAENLTPVTLELGGKSPALVHESFPLATAADRICSAKFWNAGQTCIAPDYALVPATKADAFARECQAALAKRYPQPHSNADYTHLISHCAHARMQALVDDAQQHGAQIIQPDSPPASAATTRFFPPTLILGADSSMRVMHEEIFGPILPIVTYATLDDALSFINARPRPLALYYFDRNKSRIRHTLDHTISGGVTINDCIFHFVQHDLPFGGVGPSGIGAYHGFEGFKTFSKHKGVLLQSSLVAKFLARTLKPPYTRLSDRTIRFLLGKTTRRPIHKMTLP from the coding sequence GTGTCACACCTCCAAGAGATCTTCGATCGCCAGCACACCAGCTTCCGCCGATGCGCGCCGCTCCCACTCCGCAAGCGCCTCGAAGCTCTCGACCTCCTCCTGCAGAGCGTCATCAACTACCAGGACATCCTCATCGAAGCCCTGCAGCAGGACTTCGGCCAGCGCTCCGCCCGCGAAACTCGAATCCTCGAAATCTTCCCCCTCCTCGACGAGATCCGCCACATCAAGCGCCACCTCCGTCGATGGATGCGCCCGCGCCGCGCCCCCGCAAACTGGCAGTTCCTTCCCAGTCGCACACAGACGATCTATCAGCCGCTCGGCGTCGTCGGCATCATCGGCGCCTGGAACTACCCACTCTTACTCACACTCTCCCCGCTCGCCAACGCCATCGCCGCCGGCAATCACGTCCTCATCAAACCCTCCGAGCACGCACCCGCCACCGCCGAAATCATCCGCCAGCTCGTCAGCGAAGCATTCCCCGAGGACTACATCGCCGTCATCATCGGCGACAGCGAACTCGCCGCCGCCTTCTCCGCCTTACCCTTCGACCACATCCTCTTCACCGGCTCGCAAAACGTCGGCAAGCTCGTCATGAAGGCTGCCGCCGAAAACCTCACCCCCGTCACGCTTGAGCTCGGAGGCAAGTCCCCTGCCCTCGTCCACGAATCCTTCCCTCTCGCCACCGCGGCCGACCGCATCTGCTCCGCAAAATTCTGGAACGCCGGACAAACCTGCATCGCTCCCGACTACGCGCTCGTCCCCGCCACCAAAGCCGACGCCTTCGCTCGCGAATGCCAGGCCGCCCTCGCGAAACGCTATCCTCAGCCGCACTCCAACGCCGACTACACCCACCTCATCAGCCACTGCGCCCACGCACGCATGCAGGCCCTCGTCGACGACGCACAACAGCACGGCGCGCAAATCATTCAGCCCGATTCACCACCCGCCTCCGCCGCCACAACTCGCTTCTTCCCTCCCACGCTCATCCTCGGCGCAGACAGCTCCATGCGCGTCATGCACGAAGAAATCTTCGGCCCCATCCTGCCAATCGTCACCTACGCCACACTCGACGACGCTCTCAGCTTCATCAACGCCCGCCCCCGCCCGCTCGCTCTCTATTACTTCGACCGCAACAAATCCCGCATCCGCCACACCCTCGACCACACCATCTCCGGCGGCGTCACCATCAACGACTGCATCTTCCACTTCGTTCAGCACGACCTGCCTTTCGGCGGCGTCGGTCCCAGCGGCATCGGCGCCTACCACGGCTTCGAAGGCTTCAAAACATTCTCGAAGCACAAGGGCGTTCTGCTCCAAAGCTCCCTGGTCGCAAAGTTTCTCGCCCGCACCCTCAAACCACCCTACACACGCCTCTCCGACCGAACCATCCGCTTCCTCCTCGGCAAAACCACCCGCCGCCCCATCCACAAAATGACCCTCCCCTGA
- a CDS encoding toll/interleukin-1 receptor domain-containing protein has protein sequence MRKRSFDVFVSHASEDKAAFVEPLATELRKWGLNVWFDRFELRVGDSLRESIERGLATSRYGIVVYSPAFLKKKWPRKELNGLFSREISGNRKRILPILHNLSIAELRKSYPIQADRYSLSSKVPLDELCRELIRVIKPELLELQELERRSFDSAEVFLKTAGTKYPNYEFSVYVANSSGKRIEIRSKVPVTSEDAPTINLRFLGEGVRKAMELLRTGKAQSWSSSEFTHLSSDIPFFPGPQEGMLLSAGPPVDPDPRAVRIEIEDAPETRFELMTMSVVRRGSEEGELRIADDSQPLSISLVNQFAENAEINISLSWRISGFQAGKCQRMLSFVDAALAGGRIKVTDLKGERPTITLPPIEGPAKSGSLDPNTRKLIALCAEIEERLKCTIIMRKNLTEDDIENLEILDSLLNGTESDRDASGTMSLTKGQYQQIDDHICQSTALALRMFLPVANFSGYFEVMGTRIKAPEWGYSAPCDVAVSENERRAFCEAKPGYATKMRVKSVGSGRFAWKA, from the coding sequence ATGCGTAAAAGGAGCTTTGACGTTTTTGTTTCACACGCATCTGAAGACAAGGCCGCATTCGTGGAACCACTGGCTACGGAGCTCCGAAAATGGGGGCTGAACGTTTGGTTCGACAGATTCGAACTACGCGTGGGAGACAGCTTAAGGGAGTCGATAGAACGAGGCCTCGCAACATCCCGATACGGAATTGTTGTGTATAGTCCCGCCTTCCTAAAGAAGAAATGGCCGCGCAAAGAATTGAACGGTCTTTTTTCGAGGGAGATTTCTGGGAATAGGAAACGCATTCTGCCGATCCTGCACAACCTTTCGATCGCAGAACTTCGTAAGAGCTACCCTATCCAGGCGGACAGATATAGTTTGTCTAGCAAAGTCCCCTTGGACGAGCTCTGCAGGGAGCTGATCCGGGTCATTAAACCGGAACTTCTCGAACTCCAGGAGCTGGAGCGACGGAGCTTCGATTCCGCTGAGGTCTTCCTAAAAACTGCGGGCACTAAGTACCCGAATTACGAATTCTCGGTCTATGTTGCAAACTCTTCCGGCAAGCGAATTGAAATCCGGTCTAAGGTCCCTGTGACGTCAGAAGACGCACCTACAATCAACTTGAGATTTCTAGGAGAGGGCGTGCGTAAGGCCATGGAGCTTCTGCGCACAGGCAAAGCCCAGAGTTGGAGCAGCAGTGAGTTCACGCATTTGAGCTCGGATATTCCGTTTTTTCCGGGTCCGCAGGAAGGAATGCTTCTGAGTGCTGGCCCCCCAGTAGACCCAGATCCCCGAGCGGTGAGAATTGAAATCGAGGATGCCCCCGAAACTCGCTTCGAGCTTATGACAATGAGCGTCGTACGGAGGGGCAGCGAAGAAGGGGAGCTTCGAATCGCAGACGACAGCCAGCCGCTGTCAATATCCCTTGTGAACCAATTTGCCGAGAACGCGGAAATAAACATATCCCTCTCGTGGCGAATCTCGGGTTTTCAAGCAGGCAAATGCCAGCGGATGCTCAGCTTTGTGGACGCCGCACTCGCCGGCGGGAGGATTAAAGTCACCGATTTGAAAGGCGAGCGACCAACGATTACGTTGCCGCCGATTGAAGGACCAGCGAAATCAGGGTCTCTCGACCCCAACACACGAAAATTGATCGCCTTGTGTGCAGAAATCGAAGAGCGGCTCAAATGCACCATCATCATGCGCAAGAATCTCACTGAAGACGACATCGAGAATCTCGAGATTCTCGATTCCCTTTTGAACGGAACAGAAAGTGACCGCGACGCGAGCGGGACGATGTCCCTAACAAAGGGGCAGTATCAACAGATTGACGACCATATTTGCCAATCCACGGCTTTAGCCCTGCGCATGTTCCTTCCCGTAGCAAATTTCTCCGGCTATTTCGAGGTAATGGGCACCCGAATTAAAGCGCCAGAATGGGGCTACAGCGCGCCCTGCGATGTGGCCGTTTCAGAAAACGAAAGGCGGGCTTTCTGCGAAGCAAAACCCGGGTATGCGACGAAGATGAGGGTGAAGAGCGTAGGATCCGGCCGGTTTGCGTGGAAGGCTTAG
- a CDS encoding VOC family protein, producing the protein MSVTVEQKSYEMPPKDGISIAHFLTVKDIQRSLDYYAKVFGAEILSRGDGNAPGYLRLANIWMIMNVGGGGTPDKPTVTLSVPDPNHISSFMNFRVADIQACYREWKSRGAEFITEPMDKYGEWRCYIRDPDGYIIEVGQSKPEFKYG; encoded by the coding sequence ATGAGCGTAACTGTTGAACAGAAGAGTTATGAGATGCCCCCGAAGGACGGGATCAGCATCGCGCACTTTCTCACCGTGAAGGACATCCAGCGGTCGCTTGATTACTACGCGAAGGTGTTTGGGGCTGAGATTTTGAGCAGGGGCGACGGCAATGCGCCTGGGTACCTCCGGCTCGCGAATATCTGGATGATTATGAACGTGGGGGGTGGGGGTACGCCGGACAAGCCGACGGTCACGCTCAGCGTCCCGGACCCGAACCACATCAGCAGCTTTATGAACTTCCGGGTCGCGGACATTCAGGCGTGCTATCGGGAATGGAAGAGCCGGGGAGCGGAGTTCATCACGGAGCCGATGGACAAGTACGGCGAGTGGCGCTGCTATATTCGCGATCCTGACGGCTACATTATCGAGGTCGGACAGAGCAAACCGGAGTTCAAGTACGGTTGA
- a CDS encoding VOC family protein has product MKTIHPEARIGHVHLKVADLERAIAFYRDVLGFEVTQRMGNSAAFLSAGGYHHHIGLNTWESYGGQAPAAGATGLYHLAILYPTRAELGDALRRLLEAGVPLDGASDHGVSEALYLRDPDGNGVELYWDKPQKEWPRTKDGELAMVTRPLDLKGLLAAAK; this is encoded by the coding sequence ATGAAGACGATTCATCCTGAGGCCCGGATTGGGCATGTGCATTTGAAGGTTGCGGACCTGGAACGCGCGATCGCGTTTTATCGCGATGTGCTGGGGTTCGAGGTAACGCAGCGAATGGGGAACAGCGCGGCGTTTCTGTCGGCGGGCGGATATCACCACCACATTGGACTGAATACCTGGGAGAGCTATGGGGGGCAGGCTCCGGCGGCTGGGGCGACGGGGCTTTATCACCTGGCGATTCTGTATCCGACGCGAGCGGAGCTGGGAGATGCGCTGCGGCGGCTGCTGGAGGCGGGGGTGCCACTGGATGGCGCGTCAGATCACGGAGTGAGTGAGGCTCTGTATCTGCGGGATCCGGATGGGAATGGCGTGGAGCTTTACTGGGATAAGCCGCAGAAGGAGTGGCCGCGGACAAAGGATGGGGAACTCGCGATGGTGACGAGGCCACTGGATTTGAAGGGGCTGTTGGCGGCGGCGAAGTGA